Genomic segment of Thermodesulfobacteriota bacterium:
AGTCGATCCTAAGCTAATTACTAATCACGGAATAGGGCACCCCTTTACCCCTACGTTCAGTCTCTTATGCACGTTTACACAGGATGAATCAGGAAAAGTAGCATCATCATTAACACCTTTAACAGTTGCACCACAAGGAAATTGCCCCGTAGTCTGATTCCAAAGTTTTTGGTCAGTGAGAACTCCATCCTCATATCTATATACAATATTTGCTCCAATATCCTCGCCGCTTTTACCCCAACCCTTCATCGGGGAGCTGGACGGAATGTAAACTATGCAACTTCCAAGCGCTGGATTAACAGCAGCCTCATTAGTAAAATCTCCATATGCGTCTCCTCCAGGAGGATTAAAATTAATTGAGTGGTTAAATGCAACGGAGTAGTCAATATCCCATCCCCCGAGAGTAGGATAGCTTGGATTTACATAAAATCCGCTCCACTTATTATTCGCAGCTAGAATGTTCACACCATAAAATGATGCCGTAGGCGGACTTTGACCACCGCAGCCCCCACATCGCCCATCCAAATTTATACCCCTCGCGGTAGATGGCCCATGAGTATTAAGGATAGTTGCTTGTCTCACTATGGTGTTTACAGCCCCTGCATGAAAAAGTCCACCAAAACCACCGATAGCATTGGTGCTGATTGCTACATAATTCTCTATTATTGTATCTTTAACTAAATTTGTCGTTGCTTTACGGCTATCAAGTCTCATACCATTACGAAAAGCATTTAAGGAAATTGAACCCAGAATTTTGTTACCTTCTGCTGTACTATGAATCTGCATCCCTTCACTGTCTTCATCATTGCCCTCCACTATCACATTTTCCATTATGCTATTTGAGCTTCCATAAAACACTACAGACCGATCAGAACATTGACCCGCACCTATCCCAAATGGGCATGTGCTACTACCCGCAGGCTTAAAATCTCTAGCATTGGCATAAACTCTTCTAAATGTGCATCTTTGGGAGCTAAAGCAATTTAATAGATGTCTCATAGAAGCATAAAATTCTGAGTCTTCGACTAACACTGTATCACATTTAGAAATTGCAAACAGACCGGCATTAGGGGATAAGCGATTCTGTTTGAATGCCAATATTTTTCTAATATTGATATTATTGCTTGAAATTACCCATGCAGTTGGGATTTGCATAGTGGTATTAAAATCGTTCGCCCCAAGTCGTAATCCTTCTATATTCCAATAGGAGCAGTTTTGCATTTTAAATGCTTCTACAGAACCGTCTGAACTAAGAAAAGCCTGCCGTTCATTTTCAGCTTTAATTGTGATTGGCTTAGTTGCCGTTCCGTTTTTAGCACTTCCATTTGAACCACAACTGACGTAGGGCAGTCCTGTCGTCGATTTTGTATAGGTTCCATCCATTAGGATTAAACTATCACCAGCCAGAAGCTTGGGAATGGCATATTTTAAGGTCTTCCAGGGTGAGGATGTGGAGGTTCCCGAATTAGAATTCGATCCGGTAGGCGACATATAAAATGTAGGTCCGGTTGGTTCGGATGTAGAGGTTGGCGTCAGTGTTGGAGTGGTTGTTGGGTTCGGGGTAGGAGTTGGTGCAGGTTGGGGAGGTGAAGAAACGTTAACGGTCACTGAATCTGAAGCGCTCATGCCATCATTATCGACTACTTCAACCTTTGCATTATAGGTACCAGGAGTGATATAAATAAATTCAACGGGATTTGAGGGTGTGATGTCATCAACTGTTCCATTACCGTCATAATCCCATCTGTACTCTACAATATTAC
This window contains:
- a CDS encoding PKD domain-containing protein, with protein sequence MNIYDNAPKKDLSNFHFRLNNRILIRIGIILFFPITAWSNGFDARTERFKYSDNTFYYTVQPNYASANYNASEGISRGAVHVAMALQPATPPPTPTPTPTPTPKPAPTPTPSSVTSPNQPPTLNLVANPSSGQSPLYVTFESNASDPDGNIVEYRWDYDGNGTVDDITPSNPVEFIYITPGTYNAKVEVVDNDGMSASDSVTVNVSSPPQPAPTPTPNPTTTPTLTPTSTSEPTGPTFYMSPTGSNSNSGTSTSSPWKTLKYAIPKLLAGDSLILMDGTYTKSTTGLPYVSCGSNGSAKNGTATKPITIKAENERQAFLSSDGSVEAFKMQNCSYWNIEGLRLGANDFNTTMQIPTAWVISSNNINIRKILAFKQNRLSPNAGLFAISKCDTVLVEDSEFYASMRHLLNCFSSQRCTFRRVYANARDFKPAGSSTCPFGIGAGQCSDRSVVFYGSSNSIMENVIVEGNDEDSEGMQIHSTAEGNKILGSISLNAFRNGMRLDSRKATTNLVKDTIIENYVAISTNAIGGFGGLFHAGAVNTIVRQATILNTHGPSTARGINLDGRCGGCGGQSPPTASFYGVNILAANNKWSGFYVNPSYPTLGGWDIDYSVAFNHSINFNPPGGDAYGDFTNEAAVNPALGSCIVYIPSSSPMKGWGKSGEDIGANIVYRYEDGVLTDQKLWNQTTGQFPCGATVKGVNDDATFPDSSCVNVHKRLNVGVKGCPIP